In one window of Juglans regia cultivar Chandler chromosome 3, Walnut 2.0, whole genome shotgun sequence DNA:
- the LOC109002143 gene encoding probable UDP-N-acetylglucosamine--peptide N-acetylglucosaminyltransferase SPINDLY isoform X1 has translation MAWSEKVVGNGIERDPVRDNGFLNGSQPSPSNSGSPVSVSPVQKRFEGKDAISYANILRSRNKFAEALDLYESVLERESGNVEAHIGKGICLQMQNIPKLAINSFAEAIRLDPQNACALTYCGIVYKDEGCLAEAAESYQKALRADPSYKPAAECLAIVLTDLGTSLKLAGSVQEGIQKYHEALKIDPHYAPAYYNLGVVYSEMLQFDLALNCYEKAALERPMYAEAYCNMGVIYKNRGELESAIACYERCLAVSPNFEIAKNNMAIALTDLGTKVKLEGDINQGVGYYKKALYYNWHYADAMYNLGVAYGEMLKFDMAIVFYELAFHFNPQCAEACNNLGVIYKDRDNLDKAVECYQLALSIKPNFSQSLNNLGVVYTVQGKMDIAASLIEKAIIANPTYAEAYNNLGVLYRDAGNISLAIDAYEQCLKIDPDSRNAGQNRLLAMNYINEGHDDKLFEAHRDWGKRFMRLYPQYTLWENAKDLERPLVVGYVSPDFFTHSVSYFIEAPLVHHDYANYKVVVYSAVVKADAKTIRFKEKVIKKGGIWRDIYGIDEKKVAIMVREDKIDILVELTGHTANNKLGMMACRPAPVQVTWIGYPNTTGLPAIDYRITDSLADSPHTKQEHVEELVRLPECFLCYTPSPEAGPVSPAPALSNGFITFGSFNNLAKITPKVLQVWARILCAVPNSRLVVKCKPFCCDSVRERFLSTLEQLGLEPLRVDLLPLILLNHDHMQAYSLMDISLDTFPYAGTTTTCESLYMGVPCVTMAGSVHAHNVGVSLLSKVGLGHLVAKSEDEYVQLALQLASDTTALSNLRMSLRDLMSKSPVCDGINFTLGLESAYRNMWHRYCKGDMPSSRRMEMLEQKLVVSEESAIKISEPTRNIKSRESPPGDIKINGYSPLPPTMPNSST, from the exons ATGGCCTGGTCGGAAAAAGTTGTTGGTAATGGGATAGAGAGGGACCCGGTTCGAGATAATGGTTTCTTAAACGGATCACAGCCGTCTCCCAGTAATAGTGGCTCACCTGTGAGTGTCTCCCCGGTGCAGAAGAGGTTTGAAGGAAAAGATGCTATTTCTTATGCTAACATTCTTCGTTCGAGGAACAAATTTGCCGAGGCTCTTGATCTCTATGAGAGTgtcttggagagagagagtggtaaTGTGGAAGCTCACATTGGCAAAGGAATATGCCTGCAGATGCAGAATATCCCAAAGCTTGCAATTAACAGTTTTGCCGAGGCAATCAGATTGGACCCACAGAATGCTTGTGCACTAACTTATTGTGGTATAGTGTACAAAGACGAGGGCTGCCTAGCCGAGGCTGCTGAG TCATATCAGAAGGCTCTTAGAGCAGACCCATCATACAAACCAGCTGCGGAATGCCTGGCCATTGTCTTAACAGATCTTGGGACCAGCTTAAAGCTTGCCGGAAGTGTTCAAGAGGGGATTCAGAAATACCATGAAGCACTCAAAATAGATCCGCACTATGCT CCTGCATATTATAATCTTGGTGTTGTCTATTCTGAGATGTTGCAATTCGATTTGGCCCTTAATTGCTACGAGAAGGCTGCATTAGAGAGGCCTATGTATGCTGAAGCATATTGCAACATGGGTGTCATTTACAAGAATCGTGGAGAATTAGAGTCAGCTATTGCTTGTTATGAGAG GTGTCTAGCCGTTTCACCAAATTTTGAGATTGCAAAGAACAATATGGCAATAGCCCTGACAGATTTAGGAACAAAG GTTAAATTGGAGGGAGACATCAATCAAGGCGTGGGATATTACAAGAAGGCTTTGTATTATAATTGGCACTATGCTGATGCTATGTATAATCTAGGGGTTGCTTATGGTGAAATGCTTAAATTTGATATG GCTATTGTATTCTATGAACTTGCTTTCCACTTCAATCCCCAATGTGCGGAGGCATGTAACAATCTTGGAGTAATATACAAAGATAGAGACAACCTCGATAAAGCTGTAGAGTGTTATCAG TTGGCTTTGTCGATCAAACCAAACTTCTCACAATCTTTGAACAATCTTGGTGTTGTTTACACCGTCCAG GGTAAAATGGATATTGCTGCAAGCTTGATCGAGAAAGCCATCATTGCAAATCCCACATATGCAGAGGCATATAATAATTTAg GGGTTCTTTATAGAGATGCTGGCAATATATCTCTTGCTATTGATGCGTATGAGCAATGCCTCAAGATAGATCCTGACTCTCGAAATGCAGGCCAG aaTCGATTGCTTGCAATGAATTACATAAATGAAGGACATGATGATAAACTTTTTGAGGCTCACAG GGACTGGGGTAAGCGCTTTATGCGGTTATATCCACAGTACACATTGTGGGAGAATGCGAAGGATCTGGAAAGGCCGCTTGTGGTTGGATATGTATCTCCTGATTTTTTTACTCATTCTGTATCCTATTTTATAGAAGCCCCCCTTGTCCATCATGACTATGCAAATTACAAGGTGGTTGTTTATTCAGCAGTTGTGAAG GCAGACGCAAAAACCATCAGGTTTAAGGAGAAAGTCATAAAAAAGGGTGGGATATGGAGAGATATATATGGGATTGACGAAAAGAAGGTGGCAATCATGGTTAGAGAAGATAAAATTGACATTTTGGTAGAACTTACTGGTCATACTGCTAACAATAAGTTGGGAATGATGGCTTGTCGACCTGCACCTGTCCAG GTGACTTGGATTGGCTACCCAAATACAACTGGTTTGCCTGCAATTGATTATCGAATCACTGATTCATTGGCAGACTCTCCTCATACAAAGCAAGA GCATGTGGAGGAGTTGGTTCGATTACCAGAATGCTTTCTTTGTTATACTCCTTCTCCTGAGGCTGGGCCGGTCTCCCCAGCTCCTGCTCTTTCCAATGGCTTTATTACTTTTGGTAGCTTTAATAATCTAGCGAAG ATTACACCCAAGGTGTTGCAAGTTTGGGCAAGGATTCTCTGTGCAGTTCCAAATTCTCGCCTTGTGGTAAAATGTAAGCCTTTTTGTTGTGATAGTGTAAGGGAAAGATTTCTTTCAACACTGGAGCAACTGGGATTGGAACCTCTACGTGTTGATCTTCTGCCACTGATTCTTCTTAACCACGATCATATGCAAGCATATTCTCTTATGGACATTAG TTTGGATACTTTTCCGTATGCTGGAACCACCACGACATGTGAATCTTTGTACATGGGTGTCCCTTGTGTCACTATGGCTGGTTCAGTGCATGCTCACAATGTTGGCGTGAGTCTTCTCAGCAAAGTTG GCTTGGGACATCTAGTTGCCAAAAGTGAAGATGAATATGTCCAATTGGCACTGCAGTTGGCCTCTGACACAACAGCACTCTCAAATTTGAGGATGTCTCTTCGTGACCTCATGTCCAAGTCCCCCGTCTGTGATGGAATAAACTTTACCCTTGGTCTCGAGTCAGCATACCGAAACATGTGGCACAGGTACTGCAAAGGCGACATGCCATCTTCAAGGCGCATGGAAATGCTAGAACAGAAGTTGGTGGTTTCTGAAGAATCGGCTATTAAAATTTCAGAACCTACAAGGAATATTAAGTCAAGAGAAAGCCCTCCTGGAGATATCAAGATCAATGGATATAGTCCACTACCACCAACTATGCCAAACTCGTCCACTTGA
- the LOC109002143 gene encoding probable UDP-N-acetylglucosamine--peptide N-acetylglucosaminyltransferase SPINDLY isoform X2, with product MLMTSYQKALRADPSYKPAAECLAIVLTDLGTSLKLAGSVQEGIQKYHEALKIDPHYAPAYYNLGVVYSEMLQFDLALNCYEKAALERPMYAEAYCNMGVIYKNRGELESAIACYERCLAVSPNFEIAKNNMAIALTDLGTKVKLEGDINQGVGYYKKALYYNWHYADAMYNLGVAYGEMLKFDMAIVFYELAFHFNPQCAEACNNLGVIYKDRDNLDKAVECYQLALSIKPNFSQSLNNLGVVYTVQGKMDIAASLIEKAIIANPTYAEAYNNLGVLYRDAGNISLAIDAYEQCLKIDPDSRNAGQNRLLAMNYINEGHDDKLFEAHRDWGKRFMRLYPQYTLWENAKDLERPLVVGYVSPDFFTHSVSYFIEAPLVHHDYANYKVVVYSAVVKADAKTIRFKEKVIKKGGIWRDIYGIDEKKVAIMVREDKIDILVELTGHTANNKLGMMACRPAPVQVTWIGYPNTTGLPAIDYRITDSLADSPHTKQEHVEELVRLPECFLCYTPSPEAGPVSPAPALSNGFITFGSFNNLAKITPKVLQVWARILCAVPNSRLVVKCKPFCCDSVRERFLSTLEQLGLEPLRVDLLPLILLNHDHMQAYSLMDISLDTFPYAGTTTTCESLYMGVPCVTMAGSVHAHNVGVSLLSKVGLGHLVAKSEDEYVQLALQLASDTTALSNLRMSLRDLMSKSPVCDGINFTLGLESAYRNMWHRYCKGDMPSSRRMEMLEQKLVVSEESAIKISEPTRNIKSRESPPGDIKINGYSPLPPTMPNSST from the exons ATGCTCATGACA TCATATCAGAAGGCTCTTAGAGCAGACCCATCATACAAACCAGCTGCGGAATGCCTGGCCATTGTCTTAACAGATCTTGGGACCAGCTTAAAGCTTGCCGGAAGTGTTCAAGAGGGGATTCAGAAATACCATGAAGCACTCAAAATAGATCCGCACTATGCT CCTGCATATTATAATCTTGGTGTTGTCTATTCTGAGATGTTGCAATTCGATTTGGCCCTTAATTGCTACGAGAAGGCTGCATTAGAGAGGCCTATGTATGCTGAAGCATATTGCAACATGGGTGTCATTTACAAGAATCGTGGAGAATTAGAGTCAGCTATTGCTTGTTATGAGAG GTGTCTAGCCGTTTCACCAAATTTTGAGATTGCAAAGAACAATATGGCAATAGCCCTGACAGATTTAGGAACAAAG GTTAAATTGGAGGGAGACATCAATCAAGGCGTGGGATATTACAAGAAGGCTTTGTATTATAATTGGCACTATGCTGATGCTATGTATAATCTAGGGGTTGCTTATGGTGAAATGCTTAAATTTGATATG GCTATTGTATTCTATGAACTTGCTTTCCACTTCAATCCCCAATGTGCGGAGGCATGTAACAATCTTGGAGTAATATACAAAGATAGAGACAACCTCGATAAAGCTGTAGAGTGTTATCAG TTGGCTTTGTCGATCAAACCAAACTTCTCACAATCTTTGAACAATCTTGGTGTTGTTTACACCGTCCAG GGTAAAATGGATATTGCTGCAAGCTTGATCGAGAAAGCCATCATTGCAAATCCCACATATGCAGAGGCATATAATAATTTAg GGGTTCTTTATAGAGATGCTGGCAATATATCTCTTGCTATTGATGCGTATGAGCAATGCCTCAAGATAGATCCTGACTCTCGAAATGCAGGCCAG aaTCGATTGCTTGCAATGAATTACATAAATGAAGGACATGATGATAAACTTTTTGAGGCTCACAG GGACTGGGGTAAGCGCTTTATGCGGTTATATCCACAGTACACATTGTGGGAGAATGCGAAGGATCTGGAAAGGCCGCTTGTGGTTGGATATGTATCTCCTGATTTTTTTACTCATTCTGTATCCTATTTTATAGAAGCCCCCCTTGTCCATCATGACTATGCAAATTACAAGGTGGTTGTTTATTCAGCAGTTGTGAAG GCAGACGCAAAAACCATCAGGTTTAAGGAGAAAGTCATAAAAAAGGGTGGGATATGGAGAGATATATATGGGATTGACGAAAAGAAGGTGGCAATCATGGTTAGAGAAGATAAAATTGACATTTTGGTAGAACTTACTGGTCATACTGCTAACAATAAGTTGGGAATGATGGCTTGTCGACCTGCACCTGTCCAG GTGACTTGGATTGGCTACCCAAATACAACTGGTTTGCCTGCAATTGATTATCGAATCACTGATTCATTGGCAGACTCTCCTCATACAAAGCAAGA GCATGTGGAGGAGTTGGTTCGATTACCAGAATGCTTTCTTTGTTATACTCCTTCTCCTGAGGCTGGGCCGGTCTCCCCAGCTCCTGCTCTTTCCAATGGCTTTATTACTTTTGGTAGCTTTAATAATCTAGCGAAG ATTACACCCAAGGTGTTGCAAGTTTGGGCAAGGATTCTCTGTGCAGTTCCAAATTCTCGCCTTGTGGTAAAATGTAAGCCTTTTTGTTGTGATAGTGTAAGGGAAAGATTTCTTTCAACACTGGAGCAACTGGGATTGGAACCTCTACGTGTTGATCTTCTGCCACTGATTCTTCTTAACCACGATCATATGCAAGCATATTCTCTTATGGACATTAG TTTGGATACTTTTCCGTATGCTGGAACCACCACGACATGTGAATCTTTGTACATGGGTGTCCCTTGTGTCACTATGGCTGGTTCAGTGCATGCTCACAATGTTGGCGTGAGTCTTCTCAGCAAAGTTG GCTTGGGACATCTAGTTGCCAAAAGTGAAGATGAATATGTCCAATTGGCACTGCAGTTGGCCTCTGACACAACAGCACTCTCAAATTTGAGGATGTCTCTTCGTGACCTCATGTCCAAGTCCCCCGTCTGTGATGGAATAAACTTTACCCTTGGTCTCGAGTCAGCATACCGAAACATGTGGCACAGGTACTGCAAAGGCGACATGCCATCTTCAAGGCGCATGGAAATGCTAGAACAGAAGTTGGTGGTTTCTGAAGAATCGGCTATTAAAATTTCAGAACCTACAAGGAATATTAAGTCAAGAGAAAGCCCTCCTGGAGATATCAAGATCAATGGATATAGTCCACTACCACCAACTATGCCAAACTCGTCCACTTGA
- the LOC109002144 gene encoding peptidyl-prolyl cis-trans isomerase CYP18-2 has protein sequence MWASAEGGPPEVTLETSMGPFTVELYYKHAPRTCRNFLELSRRNYYDNVKFHRIIKDFMVQGGDPTGTGRGGESIYGPKFDDEIKPELKHTGAGILSMANAGPNTNGSQFFITLAPCPSLDGKHTIFGRVCRGMEIIKRLGSVQTDNNDRPIHDVKILRTSVKD, from the exons atgTGGGCCAGCGCAGAAGGAGGGCCTCCGGAGGTCACGCTCGAGACGTCAATGGGTCCTTTTACCGTTGAG CTATACTACAAGCACGCACCGAGAACTTGCAGGAACTTCCTTGAACTTTCTCGCAGAAACTACTACGACAACGTTAAATTCCACAGAATCATCAAg gattttatggtgcaaggTGGGGATCCTACAGGGACTGGAAGGGGTGGAGAATCCATATACGG CCCAAAATTCGATGATGAGATTAAACCAGAGTTGAAGCATACTGGGGCTGGGATTTTGTCCATGGCAAATGCTGGTCCGAATACAAATGGAAGTCAATTCTTCATCACCCTGGCACCATGTCCATCTCTGGACG GAAAACATACAATATTTGGTAGGGTTTGTAGGGGAATGGAGATAATCAAAAGACTTGGCAGTGTCCAAACTGATAATAATGATAG aCCCATCCATGACGTGAAAATACTACGGACATCGGTCAAGGACTAA